A genomic region of Melanotaenia boesemani isolate fMelBoe1 chromosome 21, fMelBoe1.pri, whole genome shotgun sequence contains the following coding sequences:
- the mrtfab gene encoding myocardin related transcription factor Ab isoform X1, with protein sequence MIMLDNNHFLSFKPSPLDSPPMVDDLEKEDLKMDHDRLVYHSLKEVLQLKLQQRRTREELVSQGIMPPLKSPAAFHEQRKSLERARTEDYLKRKIRSRPERSELVRMHILEETSAEPSLQAKQLQLKRARLADDLNDKISHRPGPIELVHKNILSVSCPLQQSLLDSPKGAGGESSSLDEDSSDALSPDQLTNHDSPLSNVTQLSPSDVLTQNGDISPTQFLSQPTPPPPPPPPPPAPLANGSDSPLPKLTNLTTLTSASSRPSTGQVKYQAKTSSDRPPQRPKKPKDNKPKVKKLKYHQYIPPDQKADKERPPQMDSSYAKLLQQQQLFLQLQILSQQQQHYNYHTILPAPPKPQTEHPPTTSSGPSPSRSTHTTTTSAPSSQTSTARQNQAAVGGAKPATLPANLDEFKVAELKQELKLRGLTVSGTKNDLIERLRNYQEQNGAAATVLKNSISLSGHQGATSAANITASSPNATSNPDLQSAEGSFKLALSSLAQAVPGRVMRFGSTSSSPPVSPTPSERSLAGMSPDETSCNGDMFGEMVSSPLTQLTLHPSPQHPSNIASLSVVKEEIQSSCSLSRSSPASVHPPEHQAGIAMDTSSMDKDQMLQEKDKQIEELTRMLRQKQRLVETLRSQLEQGKMAGGIVVKSEGSEKSRTSAEVKLQTLIKASAIQPPTLPNGIVVTVKKEVELEERMEGITEEAQAKKPAQPMQCSQETLLRLQQIHRLQVQQAEQQKQQAQPKQQQVQLQKVAEIRPNPQKQPQQQQQKKEAQILLQQQQQLQQLIIQQTQQKQLQAQQKLAQQKLAQQKLVQQNQLKQTEAQQKNQVQLKQVQVQIQNQTVTSQKPAVNQTQQRKHQKAQQRLQQRRQTVAATTQQVTPVIINQQNGTPLHTQAFSLDLLKANGTPTLVTDSNGNHYLIALTSHSTDGQNRVTSLAKTNGRITLQRLQSTPSKLPNTDSQSKKQPEAEPVSQPEKRVQQKHGQKPGLHLDTNGVPQPSLSHTAPPNLQPFFDDMSDTENQSNLMSSLKREEVCPPYDRHTLFTPPSPKPNTSLPSRRSKQENGVNSQQMDDLFDILLKSGEIPGFKANPDPSLAPLHSDPPSPSAAPSPLHLSPPTPTESLISPQPSTAEPCTGSGRLEDFLESTTGAPLLGMEPDGGLTLIDDLHNQMLSTPSILDHPPSPMDTSDLGFSPHSTGLDFGDPTLDSMDWLDISMVGSTNGGSEGSGVGREGGALSERDGGTSLAPLAPHTPPSVFSVDFLDSTDLQLHWESCL encoded by the exons ATGATAATGCTGGACAACAACCATTTCCTGTCATTTAAACCCTCCCCCCTGGACTCTCCTCCAATGGTGGATGACTTGGAGAAGGAAGACTTGAAGATGGATCATGACAGACTTGTCTATCACAGCCTGAAAGAAG TCCTCCAGCTCAAGCTTCAGCAGAGACGCACACGAGAGGAGCTTGTCAGTCAAGGGATCATGCCAC CCCTAAAGAGTCCTGCAGCCTTTCACGAACAGCGTAAGAGTCTGGAGCGAGCACGG ACCGAGGACTACCTGAAGAGGAAGATCCGGAGTCGTCCAGAGCGCTCTGAGCTGGTCAGGATGCACATTCTGGAGG AGACGTCGGCAGAGCCGTCTCTGCAGGccaagcagctgcagctgaaacGAGCGCGACTGGCCGACGACCTCAATGACAAGATCTCACACAGGCCGGGTCCCATCGAGCTGGTCCACAAGAACATCCTGTCTGTCAGCTGCCCTCTGCAGCAATCGCTACTGG ATTCCCCAAAGGGAGCCGGGGGGGAGAGCTCATCTTTAGATGAAGACAGCAGTGATGCTCTGTCTCCAGACCAGCTAACCAATCACGATTCTCCCCTGAGCAACGTCACTCAGCTGTCCCCGTCCGATGTGCTCACGCAGAACGGCGACATTTCCCCCACGCAG tTTCTTTCACAGCCCACTCCTCCGCCTCCACcgcctccaccaccacctgctCCCCTGGCGAATGGGTCAGACTCTCCACTCCCAAAACTAACTAATTTGACAACTTTGACCTCAGCATCCTCCCGTCCCTCTACTGGACAGGTCAAG TATCAGGCTAAGACGAGTTCAGACCGCCCCCCACAGAGACCTAAGAAACCAAAGGACAACAAACCCAAG GTGAAAAAGCTGAAGTACCATCAGTACATCCCTCCAGACCAGAAGGCAGACAAGGAGCGGCCGCCTCAGATGGATTCGTCTTATGCGAAGctgctccagcagcagcagctcttcctgcagctgcagattctcagtcagcagcagcagcactacAACTACCACACCATCCTGCCTGCCCCTCCTAA GCCACAAACAGAGCATCCTCCCACGACCAGCTCCGGTCCCTCACCTTCCCGCAGCACTCACACAACGACGACCTCGGCCCCCTCAAGTCAGACCTCCACAGCCCGTCAGAACCAAGCTGCAGTGGGAGGAGCCAAACCAGCCACTCTGCCAGCCAACCTGGATGAATTCAAA GTTGCTGAGTTGAAACAAGAACTGAAATTGCGAGGGCTGACGGTGTCAGGCACCAAGAATGACCTTATTGAGAGGCTCCGCAACTACCAAGAACAAAACGGCGCCGCCGCAACGGTTTTGAAAAACAGTATATCGCTGTCCGGCCATCAGGGGGCGACTTCAGCTGCTAACATCACTGCATCTTCTCCAAACGCCACTTCCAACCCTGATCTACAGTCAGCAGAGGGCAGCTTTAAGCTAGCTCTGTCCTCATTGGCTCAGGCAGTCCCGGGGCGGGTCATGCGTTTTGGCAGCACCAGCTCCAGCCCTCCGGTGTCGCCCACGCCGTCGGAGCGGTCCTTAGCTGGGATGAGTCCAGATGAGACAAGCTGCAACGGAGACATGTTTGGGGAGATGGTGAGCTCTCCCCTCACCCAGCTCACTCTCCACCCCTCTCCTCAGCACCCATCAAACATTGCCTCACTTTCTGTGGTCAAAGAGGAGATTCAGAGCTCATGCAGCCTCTCTAGGTCTTCACCTGCATCTGTCCACCCTCCAGAGCACCAGGCAGGCATAGCCATGGACACATCATCTATGGACAAAGATCAGATGCTCCaggagaaagacaaacaaatcGAGGAGCTAACCAGGATGCTGAGGCAAAAGCAGAGACTAGTGGAGACCCTGAGGTCCCAGCTGGAGCAGGGCAAGATGGCAGGTGGGATAGTGGTGAAAAGTGAAGGAAGTGAGAAGAGCAGGACATCTGCAGAGGTTAAACTGCAAACTTTAATAAAAGCCTCAGCTATTCAGCCCCCCACACTTCCTAACGGTATCGTTGTGACAGTGAAGAAAGAGGTAGAGCTTGAGGAAAGGATGGAAGGAATAACAGAGGAGGCCCAGGCGAAGAAGCCGGCCCAGCCGATGCAGTGCTCTCAGGAGACTTTGCTGAGGCTGCAGCAGATTCACCGGCTGCAGGTCCAGCAGGCTGAACAGCAGAAACAGCAGGCACAACCAAAGCAGCAACAGGTGCAGCTGCAGAAAGTGGCAGAGATCCGACCCAACCCtcaaaaacaaccacagcagcagcagcagaagaaagaGGCTCAAATCctgctccagcagcagcagcagctgcagcagctcatcATACAGCAGACCCAACAGAAGCAGCTCCAGGCCCAGCAGAAGTTAGCGCAGCAGAAACTGGCCCAGCAGAAGCTGGTGCAACAAAACCAGCTCAAGCAAACCGAGGCTCAGCAGAAAAACCAAGTTCAGCTGAAGCAGGTTCAGGtgcagatccagaaccagacgGTGACGAGCCAAAAGCCTGCAGTAAACCAAACCCAACAGAGGAAGCATCAGAAGGCTCAGCAGAGGCTGCAGCAGAGGAGGCAGACAGTCGCAGCCACCACACAACAG GTGACTCCAGTCATCATCAACCAACAGAACGGCACTCCGCTCCACACTCAAGCCTTTTCTTTAGACCTCCTGAAGGCCAACGGCACACCCACGCTGGTCACAGACAGCAACGGCAACCACTACCTGATCGCCCTGACCAGTCACAGCACAGATGGACAGAACCGAGTGACCTCATTGGCCAAAACCAATGGGCGCATTACACTGCAG AGGTTGCAGTCGACTCCAAGTAAGCTCCCCAATACCGACAGCCAATCAAAAAAGCAGCCGGAGGCCGAGCCTGTAAGCCAACCAGAGAAAAGGGTGCAGCAAAAACAT GGACAGAAACCAGGGCTGCACCTGGATACCAACGGCGTTCCTCAGCCCAGCCTGTCGCACACCGCTCCGCCCAACCTGCAGCCTTTCTTCGACGACATGTCCGACACTGAAAACCAAAGCAACTTGATGTCATCTCTCAAG AGAGAGGAGGTGTGTCCGCCTTACGACCGGCACACACTGTTCACCCCTCCCTCTCCCAAACCCAACACCTCCCTTCCTTCTCGGCGCTCCAAA CAGGAGAACGGTGTgaacagccagcagatggatgACCTGTTCGATATTCTGCTCAAGAGTGGAG AAATCCCAGGGTTCAAGGCCAACCCGGACCCATCCCTCGCCCCTCTCCACTCTGACCCACCCTCTCCATCTGCTGCCCCATCCCCGCTCCACCTATCTCCTCCCACCCCCACAGAGTCCCTCATCTCCCCTCAGCCATCTACAGCAGAGCCCTGCACAGGCAGCGGTCGCCTGGAGGACTTCCTGGAGAGCACCACAGGCGCCCCGCTGCTGGGGATGGAGCCCGATGGCGGCCTGACGCTGATCGATGACCTCCACAACCAGATGCTGAGCACACCCAGCATCCTGGACCACCCTCCTTCCCCCATGGACACGTCCGATCTGGGCTTCTCCCCTCACTCTACGGGGCTAGACTTCGGCGACCCCACGCTGGACAGCATGGACTGGCTGGACATCTCCATGGTGGGGAGCACGAACGGAGGGAGCGAGGGCAGCGGAGTGGGGAGGGAAGGGGGAGCCTTAAGTGAAAGGGACGGAGGGACGAGTTTAGCCCCACTGGCGCCGCACACTCCGCCGAGCGTGTTCTCGGTCGATTTTCTGGACAGCACAGACCTGCAGCTGCACTGGGAGTCGTGTCTGTAG
- the mrtfab gene encoding myocardin related transcription factor Ab isoform X4 — protein sequence MIMLDNNHFLSFKPSPLDSPPMVDDLEKEDLKMDHDRLVYHSLKEVLQLKLQQRRTREELVSQGIMPPLKSPAAFHEQRKSLERARTEDYLKRKIRSRPERSELVRMHILEETSAEPSLQAKQLQLKRARLADDLNDKISHRPGPIELVHKNILSVSCPLQQSLLDSPKGAGGESSSLDEDSSDALSPDQLTNHDSPLSNVTQLSPSDVLTQNGDISPTQFLSQPTPPPPPPPPPPAPLANGSDSPLPKLTNLTTLTSASSRPSTGQVKYQAKTSSDRPPQRPKKPKDNKPKVKKLKYHQYIPPDQKADKERPPQMDSSYAKLLQQQQLFLQLQILSQQQQHYNYHTILPAPPKPQTEHPPTTSSGPSPSRSTHTTTTSAPSSQTSTARQNQAAVGGAKPATLPANLDEFKVAELKQELKLRGLTVSGTKNDLIERLRNYQEQNGAAATVLKNSISLSGHQGATSAANITASSPNATSNPDLQSAEGSFKLALSSLAQAVPGRVMRFGSTSSSPPVSPTPSERSLAGMSPDETSCNGDMFGEMVSSPLTQLTLHPSPQHPSNIASLSVVKEEIQSSCSLSRSSPASVHPPEHQAGIAMDTSSMDKDQMLQEKDKQIEELTRMLRQKQRLVETLRSQLEQGKMAGGIVVKSEGSEKSRTSAEVKLQTLIKASAIQPPTLPNGIVVTVKKEVELEERMEGITEEAQAKKPAQPMQCSQETLLRLQQIHRLQVQQAEQQKQQAQPKQQQVQLQKVAEIRPNPQKQPQQQQQKKEAQILLQQQQQLQQLIIQQTQQKQLQAQQKLAQQKLAQQKLVQQNQLKQTEAQQKNQVQLKQVQVQIQNQTVTSQKPAVNQTQQRKHQKAQQRLQQRRQTVAATTQQVTPVIINQQNGTPLHTQAFSLDLLKANGTPTLVTDSNGNHYLIALTSHSTDGQNRVTSLAKTNGRITLQRLQSTPSKLPNTDSQSKKQPEAEPVSQPEKRVQQKHGQKPGLHLDTNGVPQPSLSHTAPPNLQPFFDDMSDTENQSNLMSSLKQENGVNSQQMDDLFDILLKSGEIPGFKANPDPSLAPLHSDPPSPSAAPSPLHLSPPTPTESLISPQPSTAEPCTGSGRLEDFLESTTGAPLLGMEPDGGLTLIDDLHNQMLSTPSILDHPPSPMDTSDLGFSPHSTGLDFGDPTLDSMDWLDISMVGSTNGGSEGSGVGREGGALSERDGGTSLAPLAPHTPPSVFSVDFLDSTDLQLHWESCL from the exons ATGATAATGCTGGACAACAACCATTTCCTGTCATTTAAACCCTCCCCCCTGGACTCTCCTCCAATGGTGGATGACTTGGAGAAGGAAGACTTGAAGATGGATCATGACAGACTTGTCTATCACAGCCTGAAAGAAG TCCTCCAGCTCAAGCTTCAGCAGAGACGCACACGAGAGGAGCTTGTCAGTCAAGGGATCATGCCAC CCCTAAAGAGTCCTGCAGCCTTTCACGAACAGCGTAAGAGTCTGGAGCGAGCACGG ACCGAGGACTACCTGAAGAGGAAGATCCGGAGTCGTCCAGAGCGCTCTGAGCTGGTCAGGATGCACATTCTGGAGG AGACGTCGGCAGAGCCGTCTCTGCAGGccaagcagctgcagctgaaacGAGCGCGACTGGCCGACGACCTCAATGACAAGATCTCACACAGGCCGGGTCCCATCGAGCTGGTCCACAAGAACATCCTGTCTGTCAGCTGCCCTCTGCAGCAATCGCTACTGG ATTCCCCAAAGGGAGCCGGGGGGGAGAGCTCATCTTTAGATGAAGACAGCAGTGATGCTCTGTCTCCAGACCAGCTAACCAATCACGATTCTCCCCTGAGCAACGTCACTCAGCTGTCCCCGTCCGATGTGCTCACGCAGAACGGCGACATTTCCCCCACGCAG tTTCTTTCACAGCCCACTCCTCCGCCTCCACcgcctccaccaccacctgctCCCCTGGCGAATGGGTCAGACTCTCCACTCCCAAAACTAACTAATTTGACAACTTTGACCTCAGCATCCTCCCGTCCCTCTACTGGACAGGTCAAG TATCAGGCTAAGACGAGTTCAGACCGCCCCCCACAGAGACCTAAGAAACCAAAGGACAACAAACCCAAG GTGAAAAAGCTGAAGTACCATCAGTACATCCCTCCAGACCAGAAGGCAGACAAGGAGCGGCCGCCTCAGATGGATTCGTCTTATGCGAAGctgctccagcagcagcagctcttcctgcagctgcagattctcagtcagcagcagcagcactacAACTACCACACCATCCTGCCTGCCCCTCCTAA GCCACAAACAGAGCATCCTCCCACGACCAGCTCCGGTCCCTCACCTTCCCGCAGCACTCACACAACGACGACCTCGGCCCCCTCAAGTCAGACCTCCACAGCCCGTCAGAACCAAGCTGCAGTGGGAGGAGCCAAACCAGCCACTCTGCCAGCCAACCTGGATGAATTCAAA GTTGCTGAGTTGAAACAAGAACTGAAATTGCGAGGGCTGACGGTGTCAGGCACCAAGAATGACCTTATTGAGAGGCTCCGCAACTACCAAGAACAAAACGGCGCCGCCGCAACGGTTTTGAAAAACAGTATATCGCTGTCCGGCCATCAGGGGGCGACTTCAGCTGCTAACATCACTGCATCTTCTCCAAACGCCACTTCCAACCCTGATCTACAGTCAGCAGAGGGCAGCTTTAAGCTAGCTCTGTCCTCATTGGCTCAGGCAGTCCCGGGGCGGGTCATGCGTTTTGGCAGCACCAGCTCCAGCCCTCCGGTGTCGCCCACGCCGTCGGAGCGGTCCTTAGCTGGGATGAGTCCAGATGAGACAAGCTGCAACGGAGACATGTTTGGGGAGATGGTGAGCTCTCCCCTCACCCAGCTCACTCTCCACCCCTCTCCTCAGCACCCATCAAACATTGCCTCACTTTCTGTGGTCAAAGAGGAGATTCAGAGCTCATGCAGCCTCTCTAGGTCTTCACCTGCATCTGTCCACCCTCCAGAGCACCAGGCAGGCATAGCCATGGACACATCATCTATGGACAAAGATCAGATGCTCCaggagaaagacaaacaaatcGAGGAGCTAACCAGGATGCTGAGGCAAAAGCAGAGACTAGTGGAGACCCTGAGGTCCCAGCTGGAGCAGGGCAAGATGGCAGGTGGGATAGTGGTGAAAAGTGAAGGAAGTGAGAAGAGCAGGACATCTGCAGAGGTTAAACTGCAAACTTTAATAAAAGCCTCAGCTATTCAGCCCCCCACACTTCCTAACGGTATCGTTGTGACAGTGAAGAAAGAGGTAGAGCTTGAGGAAAGGATGGAAGGAATAACAGAGGAGGCCCAGGCGAAGAAGCCGGCCCAGCCGATGCAGTGCTCTCAGGAGACTTTGCTGAGGCTGCAGCAGATTCACCGGCTGCAGGTCCAGCAGGCTGAACAGCAGAAACAGCAGGCACAACCAAAGCAGCAACAGGTGCAGCTGCAGAAAGTGGCAGAGATCCGACCCAACCCtcaaaaacaaccacagcagcagcagcagaagaaagaGGCTCAAATCctgctccagcagcagcagcagctgcagcagctcatcATACAGCAGACCCAACAGAAGCAGCTCCAGGCCCAGCAGAAGTTAGCGCAGCAGAAACTGGCCCAGCAGAAGCTGGTGCAACAAAACCAGCTCAAGCAAACCGAGGCTCAGCAGAAAAACCAAGTTCAGCTGAAGCAGGTTCAGGtgcagatccagaaccagacgGTGACGAGCCAAAAGCCTGCAGTAAACCAAACCCAACAGAGGAAGCATCAGAAGGCTCAGCAGAGGCTGCAGCAGAGGAGGCAGACAGTCGCAGCCACCACACAACAG GTGACTCCAGTCATCATCAACCAACAGAACGGCACTCCGCTCCACACTCAAGCCTTTTCTTTAGACCTCCTGAAGGCCAACGGCACACCCACGCTGGTCACAGACAGCAACGGCAACCACTACCTGATCGCCCTGACCAGTCACAGCACAGATGGACAGAACCGAGTGACCTCATTGGCCAAAACCAATGGGCGCATTACACTGCAG AGGTTGCAGTCGACTCCAAGTAAGCTCCCCAATACCGACAGCCAATCAAAAAAGCAGCCGGAGGCCGAGCCTGTAAGCCAACCAGAGAAAAGGGTGCAGCAAAAACAT GGACAGAAACCAGGGCTGCACCTGGATACCAACGGCGTTCCTCAGCCCAGCCTGTCGCACACCGCTCCGCCCAACCTGCAGCCTTTCTTCGACGACATGTCCGACACTGAAAACCAAAGCAACTTGATGTCATCTCTCAAG CAGGAGAACGGTGTgaacagccagcagatggatgACCTGTTCGATATTCTGCTCAAGAGTGGAG AAATCCCAGGGTTCAAGGCCAACCCGGACCCATCCCTCGCCCCTCTCCACTCTGACCCACCCTCTCCATCTGCTGCCCCATCCCCGCTCCACCTATCTCCTCCCACCCCCACAGAGTCCCTCATCTCCCCTCAGCCATCTACAGCAGAGCCCTGCACAGGCAGCGGTCGCCTGGAGGACTTCCTGGAGAGCACCACAGGCGCCCCGCTGCTGGGGATGGAGCCCGATGGCGGCCTGACGCTGATCGATGACCTCCACAACCAGATGCTGAGCACACCCAGCATCCTGGACCACCCTCCTTCCCCCATGGACACGTCCGATCTGGGCTTCTCCCCTCACTCTACGGGGCTAGACTTCGGCGACCCCACGCTGGACAGCATGGACTGGCTGGACATCTCCATGGTGGGGAGCACGAACGGAGGGAGCGAGGGCAGCGGAGTGGGGAGGGAAGGGGGAGCCTTAAGTGAAAGGGACGGAGGGACGAGTTTAGCCCCACTGGCGCCGCACACTCCGCCGAGCGTGTTCTCGGTCGATTTTCTGGACAGCACAGACCTGCAGCTGCACTGGGAGTCGTGTCTGTAG